From one Humulus lupulus chromosome 8, drHumLupu1.1, whole genome shotgun sequence genomic stretch:
- the LOC133797141 gene encoding uncharacterized protein LOC133797141, whose protein sequence is MDAVNKILTFVQDLPNDSDSDSDSRDLPDDFVSHDIGTPPSIVLTANPETPGVAIIEPGDVAGVEFQLAKRKRCKPKKFEDYTDPTRKKARLDAIDDVPLVLDPLKKPLATQYRTVGKWLLGDIPNKTKRDVQSRVYGPSWFLTMKTPQFWIDDGHIDAAMHMLRRRR, encoded by the exons ACAAGATCTTCCAAATGATTCTGATTCTGATTCCGACTCACGTGACCTCCCAGATGATTTTGTCTCACATGACATAGGCACTCCTCCCTCGATAGTACTCACAGCAAATCCTGAGACCCCaggtgttgctattatagaacctggggatgttgctggtgtagagtttcaattggccaagaggaaaagatgcaaacctaagaaatttgaagactacaccGACCCAACCAGAAAGAAAGCTCGTTTGGATGCGATTGATGACGTGCCATTAGTCCTCGACCCTCTAAAGAAGCCACTTGCTACACAGTACAGAACGGTCggcaagtggttgcttggagatATTCCGAACAAGACGAAGAGGGATGTCCAATCTCGTGTGTATGGTCCGAGTTGGTTTCTGACGATGAAGACACCACAGTTTTGGAtcgatgatggg catattgatgcggccatGCATATGCTACGTAGGCGTCGATAG